The following coding sequences lie in one Paracholeplasma manati genomic window:
- a CDS encoding glycoside hydrolase family 13 protein — protein sequence MSFYEKKWWKEAIGYQIYLRSFKDSNNDGIGDIPGIIEKLDYLKDLGVNLLWICPFYKSPMDDNGYDVSDFYDISEDYGTLEDAKRLILEAKKRDIRIIADLVMNQTSDEHPWFIESRKSKDNPYRDYYIWQKGKLVNGIEVEPTNWASFFGGSCWQKDDLTGEYYMKIFSKKMPDLNWANPNVRKGMFEMAKFWLDLGIDGFRVDAVAHIARSTTFEDSTMESSSKYKPDWRKFSNLPKLHDYLNEFNQEVLKDYDVMTVGEVGGGALPAEAIEYAGLQRDELNMVFNFDHNWCNNVWDLKNPDDEVITNLAHMKDMFEKWQTNLYGKAWNPLYWLNHDQPRVMSQYGNVNKRVLSGSMLATALYFMWGTPFIYQGEEIGMTNYPFKTIDDFNDVSVKNSYQIAISEGQDPARYIGFTAHRSRDNARTPIQWKNAPYGGFSTVEPWFHVNPNYPEINVEDEEKDPKSLLNYYKQVLKLRKNPRYKDTFVYGTYKQYLRDDKHVYAYLRQHGAQKVLVVTNFFDVESKVSLDFEIDQVLLSNYDAHNYHLKSLQLKPYESFVVLVK from the coding sequence ATGTCATTTTACGAGAAAAAATGGTGGAAAGAAGCCATTGGATATCAAATTTATTTACGCAGTTTTAAAGATTCAAACAATGATGGGATTGGTGACATTCCGGGCATCATTGAAAAACTCGATTACTTAAAAGATTTAGGGGTCAATCTCTTATGGATTTGCCCATTTTATAAATCACCAATGGATGACAATGGTTACGATGTCTCCGATTTTTACGACATCTCTGAAGATTATGGTACCTTAGAAGATGCGAAAAGATTGATTCTTGAAGCCAAGAAAAGAGACATTCGCATCATCGCTGACTTGGTCATGAACCAAACCTCCGATGAACACCCATGGTTCATTGAATCGAGAAAGTCTAAAGACAACCCATACCGTGATTACTACATTTGGCAAAAAGGAAAATTAGTCAACGGTATTGAAGTTGAACCAACCAACTGGGCTTCTTTCTTTGGTGGGTCTTGTTGGCAAAAAGATGACCTCACGGGCGAATATTACATGAAGATATTTTCGAAGAAGATGCCAGACCTCAATTGGGCAAACCCCAATGTTCGAAAAGGCATGTTCGAGATGGCGAAATTCTGGTTGGATTTAGGGATTGATGGTTTTAGAGTGGATGCGGTCGCACACATTGCGAGAAGCACAACCTTTGAAGACTCGACCATGGAATCCAGTTCCAAATACAAACCAGACTGGCGTAAGTTTTCTAATTTACCGAAGTTACACGACTACCTCAATGAATTCAATCAAGAAGTACTTAAAGATTACGATGTCATGACCGTTGGTGAAGTCGGTGGAGGAGCTCTACCTGCAGAAGCCATCGAATACGCTGGATTACAACGCGATGAACTCAACATGGTATTTAACTTTGACCACAACTGGTGTAATAACGTTTGGGATTTAAAGAACCCAGACGATGAAGTCATCACCAATTTAGCCCACATGAAAGATATGTTTGAAAAGTGGCAAACCAATCTTTATGGTAAAGCATGGAATCCACTCTATTGGTTAAACCATGACCAACCACGTGTCATGAGCCAATATGGCAATGTCAACAAACGCGTATTGTCGGGGTCAATGCTCGCCACAGCCTTATATTTTATGTGGGGTACCCCATTCATTTATCAAGGCGAAGAAATCGGGATGACCAACTACCCATTTAAGACGATTGATGATTTTAATGACGTCTCAGTCAAGAATAGTTATCAAATCGCCATATCAGAAGGTCAAGACCCAGCCCGTTATATCGGATTTACGGCACACCGTTCAAGAGACAATGCACGTACACCAATACAATGGAAGAATGCCCCATATGGCGGTTTCTCAACGGTTGAGCCATGGTTCCATGTCAATCCAAATTATCCAGAAATCAATGTGGAAGATGAAGAAAAAGACCCTAAATCCCTATTAAATTACTATAAACAAGTCCTTAAACTTAGAAAGAATCCACGCTACAAAGATACGTTTGTCTATGGAACCTACAAACAATACTTAAGAGATGACAAGCATGTTTATGCATATTTAAGACAACATGGTGCTCAAAAAGTGTTGGTAGTTACCAATTTCTTTGATGTTGAATCGAAGGTATCCCTTGATTTTGAAATCGATCAAGTGTTGTTATCCAATTACGACGCTCATAACTACCATTTGAAGTCTTTACAATTAAAACCATACGAATCGTTCGTTGTCTTAGTGAAATAA
- a CDS encoding beta strand repeat-containing protein, whose product MSFTAAEMLQYLNYAALGVIGLAMFWGFIQGFYKSTFFLIWTVGILVVGFFTIPMLAGMVMKVDLSAYLASVPIPIEGLVITNIQDTAINYLIDMQSNLANVLVEGSDALALVVGVIQMAVSLVLFILLFILNATVFKFVGWIIWMIIKPKKRDSNGRKKRKTFVSRLGGAGIGALRGAFSVLLISLPFAALVSLSSGLDLATTVSSEPQYQLMLVNDELVLVEVQQPMMETSELLDEVKAFLSEYRTTYVGMIAGYVKIDEVALDEYVFDEVFSVRVQSDNLDTQIKFRAEMEKALDAIALLVEANGGSTTFGDDFIYNLDPETAGEVFELITNLDIIEVVIPVGLEYLVNSGDFNEMLEGYEDLFELDDLKAIDYMRDLGLLGDVFVNALSLVQEQAVPIDELNYFLFDGETVVSIFDALGELDLIEYGLPIGLNFLIQSEAVQQTFTDLGITSDDITLPTGEELQADFANIANIYLAVQAMGFTSMDDFNNLTDPAVLNAVPDQAIADLFDAIFAFSIIENNSSVASEYIFNFISESLPPEFQGLITLADISDNFNANEITNLILLAKVVVSTGILDLVNDTENPDYSVILSDENIAAIVAKISETNLITSKMNDVIAQLLAGLDLGVTLEIPSTIDWAAESGQTELTALLKGAREILASDIISGDLSALNDTMADNLSSYISDSIVIRYNLNAIFEMALSSQEGLSDYEIALPETWEDWTEVEINSLLKAAIILSSAGSDPNALLALTEAQINTIAKSKVIANTFRNVFLTMVDTGGDLEGMLFVPEGLTWFSTENTTGELEYLLLALQSIIPGGDINNINVDLNTLMTADVDALLRSKVIEMTLVETIVPMIETGDLSAYISTTLPNGDDYVWYQGVDETYPDGDLKPLLEAIQGLSDLGISFDALDYDAITTALADEQAIQDLNDLLLSSRVLHSSLDKLFTEVLTTSGLDVTLDNSDDPTFWQGTESEDGELIKLLRAVQLIGTDELDPNTISSQFLTDLLDTESTIVRVLISNVLKDTITNIPAGALDAEGNITQVELRAIATALSQFGSVNEISTIDPATVDASMLTSLLDANSLIVNRQISDAIKGAVTNIPAAALDAEGDITSTELRAIADALSQFNSIDEISNIDATSVNATMLSNLLNAGSLIINRQISDAIKGAITDIPAAALDAEGDIKGTELDAIVVALANFGSVNELSNIDANTIDGDLLNDLLDANSLIVNRQISIAIKGAITDIPTGALDADNHVTTTELRAIAAALSNFNSVNELSSISANDITSALLNDLLDAESLIVNRQISVAVKAAITDIPAGALDADNHITTTELRAIATALSNFTSVNDMSSIDANSINSTFLNNLLDAESLIVNRQISIAVKGAITDIPAGALDADNHITVTELRAIATALSNFTSVNDMSNIDANSITSTFLTDLLDAESLIVNRQISIAIKGAITDIPATALDTDNHITETELRAIATALSNFTSVNDMASISANDINATFLTNLLDAESIIVNRQISAAVIGSGLDIPAAAYASVDDITETELRALAAALVHVGSVDQVSNINASSINSTFLTNLLDAESLIVNRQISAAVIGSGLDIPAAAYASVDDITETELRALAAALVHVGSVDQVSNIDANSINSTYLTNLLDAESLIVNRQISSAIINSTIEVPSGALETANDIYETELRALAAALVHIGSVSDVSNIDANDIDSTLLNNLLAANSLIVNRQISSAIIGSGLAIPSDAYETVDDITLTELNALADALQYISGGVAGIANLTASTITGSLITNLLNANSVIVNRQISSAIITAGLTTGNTDAIDNSVGPRNGEVKNIEMVGLAEALTAMGPTTTVADLSSLSPATVAALDDATIDIMFGANYTIIYYKLEAEMRNNALYLLTLDNSDYEGGNPANRILRTTLAADLKSGVYA is encoded by the coding sequence ATGAGTTTTACTGCAGCAGAGATGTTACAGTATCTGAATTACGCAGCCTTAGGGGTGATTGGACTCGCCATGTTCTGGGGGTTCATCCAAGGTTTTTACAAATCCACCTTCTTTCTTATTTGGACTGTAGGCATTTTAGTCGTTGGTTTCTTCACGATTCCGATGCTCGCCGGCATGGTCATGAAAGTAGATCTTTCAGCATACCTTGCATCAGTTCCAATTCCAATAGAAGGATTGGTCATTACGAATATCCAAGATACAGCTATTAACTACTTAATCGATATGCAATCAAATCTAGCCAATGTGCTGGTGGAGGGTTCCGATGCATTGGCGTTGGTGGTTGGGGTCATTCAAATGGCCGTCAGCTTGGTGTTATTCATTCTATTGTTTATTCTGAATGCGACCGTCTTCAAATTTGTCGGTTGGATTATATGGATGATTATCAAGCCTAAAAAACGCGACAGCAATGGTCGTAAGAAGAGAAAAACATTCGTATCCCGCTTGGGTGGTGCCGGTATTGGCGCACTTAGAGGGGCGTTCTCTGTTTTACTCATTTCGTTACCGTTTGCTGCATTGGTATCTTTGAGTAGTGGTTTGGATCTCGCAACCACGGTTTCATCTGAGCCACAATATCAATTGATGTTGGTGAATGATGAACTTGTTTTAGTAGAGGTTCAACAACCGATGATGGAAACCAGTGAATTACTGGATGAAGTCAAGGCATTCTTAAGCGAATATCGTACAACTTATGTCGGTATGATTGCCGGTTATGTGAAAATCGATGAAGTCGCTTTGGACGAATATGTATTTGATGAAGTCTTCAGTGTTAGAGTTCAATCTGACAATTTAGATACACAAATCAAGTTCCGTGCTGAAATGGAAAAAGCATTGGACGCTATTGCGTTATTGGTCGAAGCCAATGGTGGATCCACCACATTTGGTGATGATTTTATTTATAATTTAGACCCTGAAACCGCCGGTGAAGTCTTTGAATTGATTACCAATTTAGACATCATTGAAGTGGTGATTCCAGTCGGACTTGAATATTTAGTCAACAGTGGCGATTTCAACGAAATGTTGGAAGGCTATGAAGATTTATTTGAGTTAGACGATTTAAAAGCCATCGATTACATGAGAGACTTAGGTTTATTAGGCGATGTTTTTGTGAACGCATTATCTTTAGTTCAAGAACAAGCAGTCCCAATCGATGAACTCAATTATTTCTTATTTGACGGTGAAACTGTCGTATCGATTTTTGATGCGTTGGGTGAACTAGACTTGATTGAATATGGTCTACCCATTGGGTTAAACTTCTTGATTCAATCGGAAGCGGTTCAACAAACATTTACCGATTTAGGCATTACCTCTGATGATATTACACTACCAACCGGAGAAGAGCTTCAAGCCGATTTCGCGAATATCGCCAATATTTATTTGGCGGTTCAAGCGATGGGCTTCACTTCGATGGATGATTTTAATAATTTAACCGATCCAGCTGTTTTAAATGCAGTTCCGGATCAAGCGATTGCTGATTTGTTTGACGCGATCTTCGCGTTCTCCATCATTGAAAACAACTCATCGGTTGCCTCTGAATATATTTTCAATTTCATATCTGAAAGTTTACCACCAGAATTCCAAGGATTGATTACTTTAGCAGATATCTCTGATAACTTTAACGCCAATGAAATCACGAATTTGATTTTGTTAGCGAAAGTTGTTGTCAGCACGGGTATTTTGGATCTCGTTAATGATACGGAAAATCCAGATTACAGTGTCATTCTTTCGGATGAAAATATCGCAGCGATCGTTGCGAAAATCAGTGAAACTAATTTGATTACTTCTAAGATGAACGATGTCATCGCTCAACTCTTGGCAGGTCTCGATTTAGGTGTTACACTTGAAATTCCTAGTACCATTGACTGGGCAGCAGAATCTGGTCAAACTGAACTTACGGCGTTATTAAAAGGCGCACGTGAAATTTTAGCTTCTGACATCATTTCTGGTGATTTAAGTGCCCTTAATGACACCATGGCTGACAATCTCTCGTCCTATATTTCGGATTCTATTGTCATTCGTTATAACTTAAATGCCATCTTTGAAATGGCGCTATCTAGCCAAGAAGGCTTAAGCGATTATGAAATTGCTTTACCTGAAACTTGGGAAGATTGGACTGAAGTTGAAATCAATTCCTTGTTGAAAGCAGCCATCATCCTATCTAGCGCAGGTAGTGATCCAAATGCATTATTGGCCTTAACTGAAGCTCAAATCAATACCATAGCGAAATCCAAAGTCATCGCGAATACATTTAGAAATGTGTTCTTGACCATGGTGGATACGGGTGGCGATTTGGAAGGCATGTTGTTCGTCCCAGAAGGTTTAACTTGGTTCTCAACCGAAAATACCACTGGCGAACTTGAATACTTGTTATTAGCCCTACAATCCATCATACCTGGTGGCGACATCAATAACATCAATGTGGATTTAAATACATTAATGACTGCCGATGTCGATGCGTTACTCAGATCTAAAGTCATAGAAATGACCTTGGTTGAAACCATCGTTCCGATGATTGAAACGGGTGATTTATCGGCTTACATTTCAACCACTCTACCAAATGGTGATGACTATGTTTGGTATCAAGGTGTCGATGAAACCTATCCAGACGGCGACCTTAAACCGTTATTAGAAGCCATTCAAGGTCTATCCGATTTAGGTATTTCATTTGATGCACTCGATTATGATGCCATCACAACTGCATTGGCGGATGAACAAGCCATCCAAGACTTAAATGATTTACTCTTATCTTCACGTGTATTACACAGTTCACTCGACAAATTATTCACTGAAGTGTTGACCACCAGTGGATTAGACGTCACCTTAGATAACAGTGACGATCCTACCTTCTGGCAAGGTACTGAATCAGAAGATGGTGAATTGATTAAATTACTCAGAGCTGTTCAATTGATTGGTACCGATGAACTCGATCCGAATACCATTAGCAGCCAATTCTTAACCGATTTATTGGATACTGAATCGACCATCGTTCGTGTCCTCATTTCAAATGTGTTGAAAGATACCATTACCAACATCCCTGCTGGTGCATTGGATGCAGAAGGCAATATCACACAAGTAGAATTGAGAGCCATCGCGACGGCATTATCACAATTTGGATCGGTCAATGAAATATCTACAATTGATCCAGCAACTGTCGACGCAAGCATGTTAACCAGCTTGTTAGATGCGAATTCCTTAATCGTGAATCGACAAATATCCGATGCCATTAAAGGGGCAGTCACCAATATTCCAGCTGCAGCATTAGACGCAGAAGGGGATATCACTTCAACTGAACTTAGAGCAATCGCGGATGCATTGTCACAATTCAACTCGATTGATGAGATTTCGAATATCGATGCGACTTCAGTGAATGCAACCATGCTTAGCAACTTACTCAATGCCGGTTCATTGATCATCAATCGTCAAATTTCTGATGCGATTAAAGGTGCCATCACCGATATTCCTGCTGCAGCACTCGATGCTGAAGGCGACATTAAAGGCACTGAACTCGACGCCATCGTGGTTGCATTAGCTAACTTTGGTTCTGTCAATGAATTATCGAACATCGATGCAAACACCATCGACGGTGATTTATTGAATGATTTATTAGATGCAAACTCATTGATTGTCAATCGTCAAATCTCGATAGCGATTAAAGGCGCGATTACCGATATTCCGACCGGTGCATTAGACGCTGATAACCATGTCACAACTACCGAACTTAGAGCAATTGCTGCGGCATTATCTAATTTCAACTCAGTGAATGAATTGTCTAGTATCAGTGCAAATGACATCACATCCGCATTATTGAATGATTTATTAGATGCTGAATCGTTGATTGTAAACCGTCAAATCTCGGTGGCCGTTAAAGCAGCCATTACCGACATTCCAGCGGGTGCATTGGATGCTGATAACCACATCACAACCACCGAACTTAGAGCGATTGCTACCGCATTATCCAACTTCACATCTGTCAATGACATGTCAAGTATTGATGCAAATAGCATTAACTCTACCTTCTTGAACAATCTGTTAGACGCAGAATCCTTGATCGTCAATCGTCAAATCTCGATTGCTGTTAAAGGTGCCATTACAGATATCCCAGCAGGTGCTTTAGATGCAGATAACCACATTACGGTGACTGAACTCAGAGCGATTGCCACTGCATTGTCTAACTTCACCTCTGTCAATGATATGTCAAATATTGATGCAAACAGCATCACATCGACCTTCTTAACAGACTTGCTAGATGCTGAATCCTTAATCGTGAACCGTCAAATCAGTATTGCCATCAAGGGTGCGATTACCGATATCCCTGCGACCGCATTAGATACTGACAATCACATTACCGAAACTGAACTCAGAGCCATCGCAACCGCGTTGTCTAACTTCACATCGGTCAATGATATGGCAAGTATTAGTGCAAATGACATAAATGCAACCTTCTTAACGAACTTGCTCGATGCTGAATCCATCATCGTTAACCGTCAGATTTCTGCAGCAGTCATTGGTTCAGGTCTTGATATTCCTGCAGCAGCTTATGCGTCTGTAGACGATATCACTGAAACAGAATTAAGAGCATTAGCCGCTGCATTGGTTCATGTCGGTTCTGTGGATCAAGTATCTAACATCAATGCAAGTAGCATCAACTCAACCTTCTTGACCAACTTGTTGGATGCGGAATCCTTAATTGTAAACCGTCAAATCTCAGCAGCAGTCATTGGTTCAGGTCTAGATATTCCAGCAGCAGCGTATGCGTCTGTGGATGACATCACCGAAACCGAATTAAGAGCATTAGCTGCAGCGTTGGTACACGTCGGTTCTGTGGATCAAGTATCTAACATTGATGCTAATAGCATTAACTCAACTTACTTAACCAACTTATTGGATGCTGAATCCTTAATCGTTAACCGTCAAATCAGCTCAGCGATCATCAATTCAACGATTGAAGTTCCGTCTGGTGCACTAGAAACAGCAAATGACATTTATGAAACTGAACTCAGAGCATTAGCCGCTGCGTTGGTTCATATTGGTTCAGTCAGCGATGTTTCAAATATTGATGCAAACGACATTGATTCAACATTATTGAACAATCTATTGGCCGCAAACTCACTCATCGTGAATAGACAAATTTCATCTGCAATCATTGGTTCTGGCTTAGCTATCCCATCCGATGCTTATGAAACCGTCGATGACATCACCTTGACTGAACTCAATGCGTTGGCCGATGCATTACAATACATCTCTGGTGGCGTTGCTGGTATTGCAAACTTAACTGCAAGCACCATCACTGGATCACTCATCACCAACTTACTCAATGCGAACTCCGTCATCGTGAACCGTCAAATCAGTTCAGCCATCATCACAGCTGGATTGACTACAGGTAACACCGATGCCATCGATAACAGCGTGGGTCCAAGAAATGGTGAAGTGAAGAACATCGAAATGGTCGGATTGGCAGAAGCCTTAACCGCTATGGGTCCTACAACAACCGTTGCAGACCTATCTAGCTTGAGCCCTGCAACCGTCGCAGCCTTAGATGACGCAACCATTGATATTATGTTTGGTGCAAACTACACCATCATTTACTACAAACTTGAAGCAGAAATGAGAAACAATGCGCTTTATCTATTGACCCTTGATAATTCCGATTATGAAGGTGGCAACCCAGCTAACCGCATCCTCAGAACCACACTAGCTGCTGACCTCAAGTCTGGTGTATACGCATAA
- a CDS encoding NUDIX hydrolase — protein MIYTLGFIRYQDEMLLINRLKQPWKGCWNGVGGKIEPKEPIIDSILREVKEETGIVLTKADIHYKGKMTWEPNDGSFLYIFLMDVKEKLKTPIVTDEGILEWRKIEWIIDPNNLGVANNIPYFLPDVLTDIIYDYHCIFDGNLLKEVRKQKAEVSHV, from the coding sequence ATGATTTATACCTTAGGTTTTATTCGTTATCAAGATGAAATGTTGCTCATCAATCGCTTAAAACAACCCTGGAAAGGTTGTTGGAATGGCGTGGGTGGTAAAATTGAACCCAAAGAACCCATCATTGATTCTATATTGAGAGAAGTCAAAGAAGAAACGGGCATCGTCTTAACTAAAGCAGATATCCACTATAAAGGCAAAATGACTTGGGAACCCAATGATGGCAGTTTTCTCTATATTTTTTTGATGGATGTTAAAGAAAAACTAAAAACCCCCATCGTTACCGATGAAGGGATTTTAGAATGGCGAAAAATCGAATGGATTATAGACCCCAATAATTTGGGTGTCGCGAACAACATTCCCTATTTTTTACCCGATGTTTTAACGGACATCATTTATGATTATCACTGTATATTTGACGGAAATTTACTAAAAGAAGTCCGAAAACAAAAAGCGGAGGTTTCGCATGTTTGA
- a CDS encoding PaaI family thioesterase: MKYKVMKKQFNSDECFVCGIHNHAGLKTAFYELENGVVITITKGDNFHQSYPNRMHGGIISALLDETIGRAINITEPETWGVTIKLEVSYRKPVPLDEEIVVCGWITKTKGMTFKGEGVILAKDRKTVLATSEGTYFKQNIHDIIGEHRLSGWQFIEDTHAVTEIELDHEFTRSE; the protein is encoded by the coding sequence ATGAAATATAAAGTCATGAAGAAGCAATTTAACTCAGACGAATGCTTCGTCTGTGGTATCCATAACCATGCGGGCTTGAAGACCGCGTTTTATGAATTAGAAAATGGCGTTGTTATAACAATAACCAAAGGTGATAATTTCCATCAAAGCTATCCGAATCGGATGCATGGAGGGATCATTTCAGCGCTATTAGACGAAACCATTGGTAGAGCCATCAACATTACAGAACCAGAAACTTGGGGTGTGACAATCAAGCTTGAAGTCAGTTACCGTAAACCGGTACCTCTCGATGAAGAAATTGTGGTCTGCGGGTGGATTACAAAAACCAAAGGCATGACGTTTAAAGGCGAAGGGGTCATTCTTGCAAAAGACAGAAAAACCGTCCTCGCAACCTCTGAAGGCACATACTTCAAACAAAATATCCATGACATCATCGGTGAACACCGCCTTTCAGGCTGGCAGTTCATCGAGGATACGCATGCAGTCACGGAGATTGAATTAGACCATGAGTTTACTCGAAGTGAATGA
- a CDS encoding ABC-F family ATP-binding cassette domain-containing protein, producing the protein MSLLEVNELSFRYDNNDLLVDASVRLFINDHAVLVGPNGAGKTTLLNLLNKTLSPDKGTITWLEHTKVGYLDQYAKIDPNLYVGDYLLTVFKPLFDKEKEMEALYQKVGELEGVEMERALNIASSIGDYLIEKDFYAMKSKLGNIIHGLGLEMSILDMQIKHLSGGMRAKIILGKLLLDESDILLLDEPTNFLDIRHIEWLTKFLQGYEKAYLVVSHDEAFLKAIANTVIALENKGLTRYKGNFDYYLAERALRFDQVSKQYESQQKFIKKQEEFIQKNIVRASTTKQAQSVRTKLQKLERIEKPTKQKELKFHFPFSKDTGRDVLILKDLEIGYTKSLLSPITMTIKKNTKVIITGKNGVGKSTLIKTIMGLNPAMAGSFKWIDTAQISYFEQEFTYDESLTAVNLCFDLLQNMDKLQVYTLLARYGVSRDMADRPLKSLSGGQKTKVRLALMSQKKSNVIVLDEPTNHLDHNAKEALKQAIMAFPGVAIVVSHDKSFHDTFEATQLELKG; encoded by the coding sequence ATGAGTTTACTCGAAGTGAATGAGTTATCATTCCGATATGACAATAATGATTTATTGGTAGATGCCAGTGTGCGTCTTTTTATCAATGACCACGCCGTTTTGGTTGGTCCAAACGGGGCTGGTAAAACCACTTTGCTCAACCTATTGAACAAAACACTCTCTCCAGACAAAGGGACCATCACTTGGTTAGAACATACCAAAGTAGGGTATTTAGATCAGTATGCAAAAATTGACCCAAATCTCTATGTTGGAGACTATCTATTGACGGTATTCAAACCACTATTCGATAAAGAAAAAGAAATGGAAGCTTTATATCAAAAAGTAGGTGAACTTGAAGGCGTTGAAATGGAACGAGCGCTCAATATTGCGAGTTCAATTGGTGACTATTTGATTGAAAAAGATTTTTACGCCATGAAGTCTAAATTAGGCAACATCATTCATGGTCTTGGGTTAGAAATGTCCATTTTAGACATGCAAATCAAACATTTATCCGGTGGTATGCGTGCAAAAATCATTCTTGGGAAATTGTTATTAGATGAATCTGATATCTTATTGTTAGATGAACCAACCAACTTCTTAGACATCAGACACATTGAATGGTTAACAAAGTTTCTACAAGGTTATGAAAAAGCCTATTTGGTCGTATCCCACGATGAGGCTTTCTTAAAAGCCATCGCGAATACCGTCATCGCTTTAGAAAATAAAGGGTTAACCCGTTATAAAGGGAACTTTGATTACTATTTAGCCGAACGTGCGCTTCGTTTTGATCAAGTATCTAAACAGTATGAATCACAACAAAAATTCATCAAGAAACAAGAAGAATTCATCCAAAAAAACATTGTTCGAGCATCCACCACCAAACAAGCTCAAAGTGTGAGGACCAAACTACAAAAACTGGAACGCATTGAAAAACCAACCAAACAAAAAGAATTGAAGTTTCATTTTCCATTTTCAAAAGATACAGGACGTGATGTGTTGATTCTAAAAGACTTAGAGATAGGCTACACCAAATCCTTATTAAGTCCGATCACCATGACCATCAAAAAGAATACCAAAGTCATCATCACTGGTAAAAATGGTGTGGGTAAATCCACGTTGATTAAAACCATCATGGGACTCAATCCTGCTATGGCTGGTTCATTCAAATGGATTGATACAGCTCAAATTTCCTATTTTGAACAAGAGTTTACTTACGATGAATCACTCACCGCAGTGAATTTGTGTTTCGACTTATTACAAAACATGGATAAATTACAAGTTTACACACTACTTGCCCGTTATGGGGTATCTCGTGACATGGCCGATAGACCTCTAAAGAGTTTATCGGGTGGTCAAAAAACCAAAGTTAGACTCGCTTTGATGAGTCAAAAGAAGTCCAATGTGATTGTGCTAGATGAACCGACCAACCACTTGGATCACAATGCAAAAGAAGCGCTTAAACAAGCCATCATGGCTTTTCCAGGGGTCGCGATTGTGGTATCGCATGACAAGTCATTCCACGATACATTTGAAGCGACACAGTTAGAATTGAAGGGATAA